The Candidatus Hydrogenedentota bacterium genome segment TTCGATAGCGAAGAAGAGGCGATGAAGGGCATCCTGACTGACAAGGTCAAGGCGGGCGACGTCGTCGTGATCCGCTACGAAGGCCCGAAGGGCGGCCCCGGCATGCGCGAGATGCTCTCCCCCACTTCGGCGATCATGGGCAAGGGCCTCGGCACGAGCGTAAGCCTCATTACGGACGGGCGCTTCTCGGGCGGCACGCGCGGCGCGTGCATCGGCCATGTCAGCCCCGAAGCAGCCGCGGGAGGGCCTGTCGGCCTCATACGCACGGGCGATATCATCGAGATTGACATCCCCGCGCGAACGCTGAACGTGCGCTTGAGCGAGACGGAACTCGAAGCGCGCCGCCGTGAACAGCCCGCGCCGCCGGACCGGCGGCTCACGGGCTGGCTCCGGCGTTATCAGCGATTCGTGACCAGCGCGAACACGGGCGCCGTGCTCGACTGATTCAGAGCAGCGCGCCGAGGAGCAGCGGGACGGTCGCCAGGGCGAGCAGGTGCGTGAGCAGCACGCTGCCGCCCATGAGCGCCTTGTCGCCGCCATAGACTTCGCTGAACATGAGGCTCGCGATCGAGACGGGCATGACCGCAACGATCGTCATGACCGCCGCGTGCATGGGCTCGAGCGGGAGCACGCTCAGCGCCAGGACGGCCAGCACGGGAATGCCCAAGAGCCGTAACAGGCTGATCAGCCAGACGTAACCGTTGCGCAGGTCGTCCGGCACCAGCAACGCGATGCGCGCGCCGCCGATGATCATCGCCACGGGCACCGTGCACGCGCCAATCGCCTTCGCGGTCCCGTGGAGTGTCCCCAAGGCCGTGCCGCGCCGCGCAAACACAGTTGGGTCCAGGCCGGCCGCCTGGGAAAGCCCCAGACACGCGAGCGAGGCGTACAGTGCAATCAACGCGGGGCTGACCAGATGCTTCAACGCCGCCTTGCCGGGCCGCGCGCCACTCAGCGTCATCACGCCGAGAATCCACATGACCGCTTCCGCGCCCAGCGTCGAGAAGATGAGCGCGGCGACCCCGTCCTGGCCGTACAGCTGCAGCACCAGGCCCATCGGAAAGAACGAGTAGTTGTTGACGGTGCTCTGAAAGAGAAATGCGCGGCGGTGCGCCTCGCTGGGGAAACGCAGCCGCCAGCAGATCAGCCGTCCCACCGCATAACCGGCCAGCATGATGATCGCCGTCGCAGCAGGAAGCGGCCAAGCCCGAAGCAGTCCGCCCCACGTAAAGTTCTCGGTGATCGACGTGAAGATGAGGCAGGGATAGATAACATTGATCATGAGCCGCGAGAGCGAAGTGATTCCTTCG includes the following:
- a CDS encoding AEC family transporter; the protein is MTLSLFLIVACVCLMMAPGYAAMRRAWMGPEGITSLSRLMINVIYPCLIFTSITENFTWGGLLRAWPLPAATAIIMLAGYAVGRLICWRLRFPSEAHRRAFLFQSTVNNYSFFPMGLVLQLYGQDGVAALIFSTLGAEAVMWILGVMTLSGARPGKAALKHLVSPALIALYASLACLGLSQAAGLDPTVFARRGTALGTLHGTAKAIGACTVPVAMIIGGARIALLVPDDLRNGYVWLISLLRLLGIPVLAVLALSVLPLEPMHAAVMTIVAVMPVSIASLMFSEVYGGDKALMGGSVLLTHLLALATVPLLLGALL